The following is a genomic window from Amycolatopsis sp. BJA-103.
CCCGTAGCGGGGGTGGAAGTGCGCGGCGATGTCGCCGATCGCGTAGACGTCGGGCGCGGCGGTCCGCAAACCGGCGTCGGCGCAGACACCGCCGTCGTCGGACAGTTCCAGTCCGGCGGCGTGCGCGAGGTCGACCCGCGGCGCGGCGCCGACGGCCACCAGCACGACGTCCGCGGGGAGCTCGTCACCGTTCTGCAGGCGGACGCCGGACACCCCGGCCGGACCGCCGGTGAACCCGGCGACCCCTTCACCCAGACGCCAGTTCACGCCGTGCTCGGTGTGGAGGTCCTTGAAGACGCCGGACACCTGATCGCCCAGCACCGCGAGCAGCGGCGAGCCGACCTGGTCGACCACGGTCACCTCGGCGCCGTGTTCCCTGGCGGCCGCCGCGGCCTCGGTCCCGATCCAGCCCGCCCCGACGATCACCACCCGTTCGGCGTCCTTGAACGCCGAACGCAACGCCAGCGCGTCGTCGAGTGTGCGCAGGGTCCGCAGGCCGGGGAGATCGCCCCCGGGAACCGGGAGCGGGCGCGGCTGGGACCCGGTGGCGAGGACCAGCCTGTCGAACCGGTGCTCACCGCCGACGTCGTCGAGCACGAGCCGCGCGCCGAGTTCGATCTTGGTCGCGGTCGCCCCGCCCCGGTGGGCGATGTCCTTCTCTTCGTAGAAACCCTCGTCGTGCACCCAATCGGGTTCATCGGTGTTGCCCAGCAAAAGACCCTTGGACAACGGCGGTAGTTCGTACGGGCGATGCGTGTCGCTCCCGAGCAGCAGGATTTCGCCCGCGTAGCCACGTTCTCGCAGCGCCCCGGCGGCCGTCGCTCCGGCCAGGCCGGCCCCGACGATGACGATCTTCCTGGGTTCGGACACAGAGACCTCCCAAGCAGGCTTTCCCTCGGACGCTACTCCGGTCCGCCCTCGTCCGGCCTAGCGAAACCGGAAGTCGATCACAGGACGCACGCCCGGTTAACCCATCAGTAGGAATGTCGGGTAACCCGCGTCACGGCCCCGAAATCACCTCGTCCCAGCCACGGACGAGAAAGGGAGATCATGGGATACGGGAGGATGAGGACGTTGGCACCCCGGGACGAATGGTCGGTCGGCTGCCGGGATCTGGCCGGCAGGCGCAGGGACGTGACGGTGTTCGTGAGCAGCGACAAGATCGTGCTCGTGGCCCCGCCCGGAGAAGCCGCCGTACTCGGGCCGCTGGACGTGGGGCGCCTGCGCGCCGCGCTCCGCGACGCCGTGGTCGCGGTGGCCGAACATCCGGATCACAGTGAATGACAACTACCGTTCCTACTTCTGAGTAGGTAGAGTCGGCTCCGTTCGGAAGGAGCCGGCCATGACCACCTACTTCGTGACGGGCGCGACGGGTTTTCTGGGCAAACGCCTGGTCGCGCGCCTACTACGGCGACCTGAGACCGTAGCCGTCCATGTTCTCGTGAGGGAGACCTCACGCGGGAAGCTCCCGAGCCACGAGAAGCTCGTTCCCGTCACCGGCGATCTGACCGACCCCTCGCTGGGCATCGATCCCGCCCGTCTGGGTCACCTCGACCACGTCGTGCACCTCGGCGCGATCTACGACCTCACCGCGGACGAAGCGGCCAACCGGGCGGCCAACGTCGACGGCACCCGCAACGTCCTGGAGTTCGCCGCCGCCGCGAAGGCCGGGCTCTTCCACCACGTCTCGTCGATCGCGGTCGCCGGGCAGTACGCCGGGCGCTTCACCGAGGCCGACTTCGATCTCGGCCAGTCCTTCGCGTCGCCGTATCACGCGACGAAGTTCGAGGCCGAGAAACTCGTGCGACGGCACGGGAAAACGCCGTACCGCGTGTACCGGCCGTCCGCCGTGGCCGGCGATTCGCGCACCGGCGAGATGGACAAGATCGACGGCCCGTACTACTTCCTCCCGGCGATCTCGCGGCTCGCCACGCTGCCGCGCCGCCTCCCGCTGGCCGCCCCGGATCTCGGCGCCACGAACATCGTGCCGGTCGACTACGTCGTCGAAGCGATCGAGCACCTCATGCACGTCGACGCGCCCGGCGGCAGCACGTACCACCTCGCGTCGCCGCGACCGCAGCCGTTGCACGAGGTCTACAACGCCTTCGCGCGGGCCGCGGGCGGCCCGAAGATCTCCGCCGTCCTCCCCGCCCGGCCGTCCGGAGCGCTGAAACGCGCCGGAATCCGGCTGGCGAAGTCCGCGGCTGCCGGATTCGATCGCGTTCCTGGCGGACGCTCGGCCCGCGCGGCGGTACTGGCGGAACTCGGCATCCCGCTCGAGGTCCTGCCGCATCTGAGCCTGGAGGTCGACTTCGACACGAGCGCGACCACGGCGGCGCTCGAAGGCAGCGGGATCTCCTTGCCGCCGTTGAAGGAATACGCCGGTCCGCTCTACCGGTACTGGCTCGGGCACCTGGACCCCGATCGCGGCCGCCGCCGTCCGGGGCCGGAACCGCTCGACGGCCGCAAGGTACTGATCACCGGCGCCTCTTCGGGGATCGGGCGCGCGTCCGCGCTGGCAGTCGCCGCGAAGGGCGCCGAAGTGATCCTCGTGGCCAGGCGGGCCGACGAACTCGAAGAGGTCCGCGAGCAGATCGTCGCGGCGGGCGGCAAGGCGTCCGCGTACCCGTGCGACCTCACCGACGGCGGCGCTGTCGACGCTCTGGTCAAGGACGTGCTCGCCGCGCACGGCGCCGTCGACATGCTGGTCAACAACGCGGGCCGCTCGATCCGGCGCTCGCTTTCGCTGTCCACCGAACGGATCCACGACTTCGAGCGCACGATGGCGATCAACTACTTCGGTCCCGTGCGGCTGACGCTCGGCCTGCTGCCGTCGATGACCGCCCGCGGGTTCGGCCACGTCGTCAACGTGACCACCCAAGGACTGCAGACCGACACGCCGCGGTTTTCCGCTTACCTGGCCTCGAAGGCCGCCCTGGAGGAGTTCGGGCTGACCGCCGGCCGGGAGACCCTTTCCGACGGCGTCACCTTCACCTCGGTCCGGATGCCGCTGGTGCGCACCGACATGATCACCCCCACCGGGTCCTACCGCGGCATGCCGTCGAGTTCTCCCGAACGCGCCGCCACTCTCGTGGTGAAGGCACTGGAGAAACGACCGGAGATCCTGAATCTGCCCGAAGGCACGGCGGCCGAGTTGGTGACGCTCGTCGCACCCAAGACGACGCGGTTCTTCGCCCATCTCGTCTACCGCGCGATGCCGGAGTCCGCGCCGGAATCCCGTGGCCTGCCCCGGAAGGCCCCGCTCGCCTCGGTGGCGGGCGCGGTCACGAGGCTGGTCTGGCGCCGTCGTCCCTGACGTCCTCGCCGCCGGGCTCGATCGGGGGACGCCCCCGGCCGCTACCATCGGTTTCCGATACGCCGGGGTCGGCGGGCACGGGCCGAGGTAGGGACGAGCGGGAAGGGGCAGTGTGGACGTCGCCAGTCCCCCGCTGTCGACCGGACCGGACACCGCGGTGGTACGTCCGTCCAGGACAGTGCTGCGGATTTCCCTGCACGTGACATGGGTCCTCGTGCTCGCCGTCGTCACCGAACTCCGGGTGGGGCGCTTCGGTTTCCACCCGTCGGACCAGGGTTTCATCCTCGCCCAGGCGTGGCGGGTGCTGCACGGCGAGGTCCCGCACTCCGACATCATCTCCGCGCGCCCGCTGGGTTCGGCGTACCTGCACATCGTCGATTTCGTCCTGCCGGGGCCGCTGTTCTTCGTCTCGAGCGTGCTCAGCATGCTGGAGATCATCCTGGCGACCATCGCGTTCGCCGTCCTGGTCACCCGTCGCCGCGTCCGCGACTGGGGGCCGGGGCTCACCGGGCTGACGGCGGCCGCGTCGCTGCTGAACCTCAACGCGTTCCCGCTGATGGCGTGGCACACCATCGACGGGATCTTCCTGACCGCCTGCGGTGCCTGGGCACTGGATTCCGGGTTGCGCAACGGGAAGGCGTGGCCGCGACGGCTCGGCCTGGTCCTGCTGGGCACCGCGGTGTTCGTCAAGCAGAGTTTCGCGCCGGTGCCGCTGATCGCGCTGCTCTGGTTGCTGCTGCACCCCTCGCTGCGCGAGGGCGCGTTCCGCACCGGCCGCTGGTGGGCGCGCCTGGCCTGGGATCTGCTGGCGCTCGGCGCCTTTTTGGTCTTGTACATCGGAATCGTCACCCTCGACGGCGGGCTCGGGGCGATGGCCGAGCAGCTCACCGGCGGCGTCCCGGCGTACGGCGAACGACTTCTCGGACTGTGGCTGGGAAATCCCGAGACCCTCCTGCGGCCACCGGTACGGGGCTTGACCTTCTTCGTGATCGCGGGTGCGCTCCTCGCCCTGCTCGGGATCTTCCGCGACCGCGCCGGATTCACCGGCGCGATCGTCGCGCGGCTGCTGGTACTGGCCGGGGTGGCGGTGGTGGTCGGCACCGTCGTCGATGGGCACTTCACCGGCGCCTCGCGCTGGGCGGACGTCCTCTGGTGGATCCTCGGCGTCGCGCTGCTGGTGAACTGGGCGGCGACGCGCCGGTTCCCGCGCATGGGCGCGCTGGTCTTTGCGACCGGCTTCATGACCAGCCTGTCCTGGGGGAACGACACCCCCACGCTGTTCACCGGAACACTGGCGCTGACGGCGATCCTGCTGCTGTCGGACGCGCTGCCGCCGCTGCCCGCGCCGTCCCGGCGGCTCGGGCTGGCGGGTGCCACGGCGATGGGCCTGGTCGCGGTGCTGGCGTCGGGCTGGGCCGTGATCGCGCACCACGACGAGGCCGCGTACCTCGACATGGCGCACGAGAAGCTGACCGGCGACCTCGGCACGGTGACGCCGTCGATGCGCGGGATCCGGACGAACCCGGGCACTTTCACCTACGTGTCCCAGATCCAGGACTGCGTCACGCGGTTCCCGGCGGGGCGCACGGCGGTGCTGCCCGACAACC
Proteins encoded in this region:
- a CDS encoding SDR family oxidoreductase, with the translated sequence MTTYFVTGATGFLGKRLVARLLRRPETVAVHVLVRETSRGKLPSHEKLVPVTGDLTDPSLGIDPARLGHLDHVVHLGAIYDLTADEAANRAANVDGTRNVLEFAAAAKAGLFHHVSSIAVAGQYAGRFTEADFDLGQSFASPYHATKFEAEKLVRRHGKTPYRVYRPSAVAGDSRTGEMDKIDGPYYFLPAISRLATLPRRLPLAAPDLGATNIVPVDYVVEAIEHLMHVDAPGGSTYHLASPRPQPLHEVYNAFARAAGGPKISAVLPARPSGALKRAGIRLAKSAAAGFDRVPGGRSARAAVLAELGIPLEVLPHLSLEVDFDTSATTAALEGSGISLPPLKEYAGPLYRYWLGHLDPDRGRRRPGPEPLDGRKVLITGASSGIGRASALAVAAKGAEVILVARRADELEEVREQIVAAGGKASAYPCDLTDGGAVDALVKDVLAAHGAVDMLVNNAGRSIRRSLSLSTERIHDFERTMAINYFGPVRLTLGLLPSMTARGFGHVVNVTTQGLQTDTPRFSAYLASKAALEEFGLTAGRETLSDGVTFTSVRMPLVRTDMITPTGSYRGMPSSSPERAATLVVKALEKRPEILNLPEGTAAELVTLVAPKTTRFFAHLVYRAMPESAPESRGLPRKAPLASVAGAVTRLVWRRRP
- a CDS encoding NAD(P)/FAD-dependent oxidoreductase, which codes for MSEPRKIVIVGAGLAGATAAGALRERGYAGEILLLGSDTHRPYELPPLSKGLLLGNTDEPDWVHDEGFYEEKDIAHRGGATATKIELGARLVLDDVGGEHRFDRLVLATGSQPRPLPVPGGDLPGLRTLRTLDDALALRSAFKDAERVVIVGAGWIGTEAAAAAREHGAEVTVVDQVGSPLLAVLGDQVSGVFKDLHTEHGVNWRLGEGVAGFTGGPAGVSGVRLQNGDELPADVVLVAVGAAPRVDLAHAAGLELSDDGGVCADAGLRTAAPDVYAIGDIAAHFHPRYGKRVRVEHWSNAKWQGEHVAGNLLGENEPYLKSPYFFSDQYDLGCEYRGLADPDTDQLVVRGDLAARDFTAFWVRDGQVTAAMNVNQWDDGDALKALVDGRATVTAEQLRTADLKSLA